One bacterium DNA segment encodes these proteins:
- a CDS encoding LysM peptidoglycan-binding domain-containing protein, translated as MSTGCCAKRIWLISIVLTFLVALLAYAQEKKLTKEQALQLIEEYKVREAAANAKIGEESLKLEAIKAEIAELDKKIADLEAQIAKLKPKEVKPKIEKKVEVGDIYIVKPGDWLSKLAEYPEVYGRGNYAKWHAIYEANKDLIKNPDLIYPGWKLKIPRP; from the coding sequence ATGTCCACAGGATGCTGTGCAAAAAGGATTTGGCTCATATCTATAGTGCTCACATTTTTAGTCGCTTTGCTTGCTTATGCACAGGAGAAGAAACTTACTAAAGAGCAAGCATTGCAGCTTATAGAGGAATATAAGGTAAGGGAAGCAGCTGCAAATGCAAAGATAGGAGAAGAGAGTTTGAAATTGGAAGCCATTAAAGCTGAAATTGCTGAACTTGACAAGAAAATTGCAGATCTCGAAGCTCAAATAGCTAAACTTAAACCGAAAGAGGTTAAGCCTAAAATAGAGAAGAAGGTAGAAGTGGGCGATATTTACATAGTAAAACCAGGTGATTGGCTATCTAAGCTTGCCGAATATCCTGAAGTTTACGGTAGGGGTAATTATGCAAAATGGCATGCTATTTATGAAGCTAATAAAGACCTTATAAAGAATCCAGACCTCATATATCCGGGTTGGAAGCTTAAGATACCAAGACCTTGA
- a CDS encoding PhoH family protein, translating into MAKLRISLKGVEPLTIFGERDENLRLLSKNYDSKIVLRGEDVILQGEPDKLSILKEEILSLIKKSKAGRGLINQTPTKEYTGAEVLVTPKCIVKPRTTGQVQYLKALDKFDIVACIGPAGTGKTYLAVAKAVDLLRKGAVHRVILTRPAVEAGERLGFLPGDFKEKIDPYLRPLYDALYELMPYDKIKHYIEERVIEIAPLAYMRGRNLDNSFVILDEGQNTQKIQMKMFLTRLGIGSRTCITGDVTQIDLQDSKESGLLHIQRILSGISGIKFVWLSEKDIVRHPLVRKIVKAYEKEAKH; encoded by the coding sequence ATGGCAAAATTGCGTATCTCTTTAAAAGGGGTAGAACCTTTGACTATTTTTGGTGAAAGGGATGAAAATTTACGCCTCCTTTCAAAAAATTACGACTCAAAAATTGTGTTAAGGGGTGAAGATGTTATTTTGCAAGGTGAACCTGATAAACTCTCTATCTTAAAGGAAGAGATTTTATCACTTATAAAGAAATCGAAGGCTGGTAGGGGTTTGATTAATCAAACCCCTACAAAAGAATATACAGGAGCTGAGGTCCTCGTGACTCCAAAATGTATAGTAAAGCCAAGAACTACTGGTCAAGTCCAGTATTTAAAAGCATTAGATAAATTTGACATAGTTGCTTGTATAGGTCCTGCAGGTACTGGTAAGACTTATCTTGCTGTTGCAAAGGCAGTTGATTTACTGAGAAAGGGAGCTGTACATAGAGTTATACTTACAAGACCTGCTGTTGAGGCAGGAGAGCGGCTTGGTTTTCTACCCGGTGACTTCAAGGAGAAAATAGACCCATACTTACGGCCACTTTACGACGCTCTCTATGAATTAATGCCTTATGATAAGATAAAGCATTATATTGAAGAGCGTGTTATTGAGATAGCTCCGCTTGCTTATATGAGAGGTAGAAATCTTGACAACTCTTTTGTAATTCTTGATGAAGGCCAAAACACGCAAAAAATTCAAATGAAGATGTTTTTGACAAGACTTGGTATAGGGTCAAGGACTTGTATTACTGGCGATGTAACTCAGATTGATTTACAAGATTCAAAGGAGTCAGGTCTTCTTCACATTCAACGAATACTTTCCGGTATTTCTGGTATTAAATTTGTGTGGCTTTCTGAAAAAGATATTGTTAGACACCCGTTAGTGAGGAAGATAGTAAAAGCTTATGAAAAAGAAGCTAAACATTAA